GATAGACGGCACGCCGAGCACACCCAGCGCGACCCGGGTGCGCTGGACGCTTGCCCTGCTGCTGCTGCGGGCCAACCAGGTGGTCGACCGGGGCTGCATCATCCAGGAACTGTGGGGGGAGAACCCCCCGCGCCGGGCGGTCACCGCGGCGCAGACGTACATCTATCACTTGCGCAAGATGTACCTGCGGTGCGCCGGCCGGCCCGGTGAGGGCGAGTTCATCGAGACCCGCCCGCCGGGTTACCTGCTGCGGTGCGAGGAGTCGGAGATCGACGCGTTCGTCTTCGAGCGGCTCAGTGCGGAAGGTGCCGCCGCCTACGCCGCGGGCGACGCGGAGCGGGCGGCCCGCCGTCTGCGGCAGGCGCTCGCGCTGTGGCGCGGCCGGGTGCTCGCCGACATCACCGCGGGCCCGGTGCTGACCCCGCACATCCGGAAGCTGGAGGAGGTGCGCACCCGGACGGTCCGCACCCGGATCCTGGCCGACCTGCGGCTCGGCCGGCACCACGAACTCATCCCCGAGCTGCGGCTGGCCGCGGCCGAGCATCCCTTCGACGAGTGGTTCCACGAACAGCTGATGATCGCCCTGAGCGAGGCGGGCCGGCGCGCGGAAGCCCTGGACGCCTACCGCGAACTGCGGCGCACGCTGGACCAGAACCTGGGCATCGAACCGTCGCACACGCTCCAGCAGCTCCAGCACGATGTGCTCGTGGGCGCCGTGCGCCGCCCGGACCGGGCCAAGGAGGCCGTAGCGCACGGGGCGGCACACGGCCGCGCCGGACAGCGACACCGCAGGCGAGGGCCGGAAGGCCAGGCCAG
This genomic interval from Streptomyces rubradiris contains the following:
- a CDS encoding AfsR/SARP family transcriptional regulator; translated protein: MKFRVLGPFESSIDGTPSTPSATRVRWTLALLLLRANQVVDRGCIIQELWGENPPRRAVTAAQTYIYHLRKMYLRCAGRPGEGEFIETRPPGYLLRCEESEIDAFVFERLSAEGAAAYAAGDAERAARRLRQALALWRGRVLADITAGPVLTPHIRKLEEVRTRTVRTRILADLRLGRHHELIPELRLAAAEHPFDEWFHEQLMIALSEAGRRAEALDAYRELRRTLDQNLGIEPSHTLQQLQHDVLVGAVRRPDRAKEAVAHGAAHGRAGQRHRRRGPEGQARAKEAQS